A window from Corynebacterium accolens encodes these proteins:
- the murJ gene encoding murein biosynthesis integral membrane protein MurJ → MTEKDGRQAHHAEKAPAGAVDPTDTAPNAEENRVPVTAGARGRIVRASPPAPVPEKRPTPSVQNTTVPPEEDKSALTGRNAEIEASNQDVIRATGTMAIATLLSRITGFLRQMLIGATLGATVGTAFSSANQIPNLVTEIVLGAVLTSLVVPVLVRAEKEDSDRGETFVRRLFTLAFSILGIVTILSVIFAPFLTRMMLPEDSKANAVQATSLAFLLLPQILFYGLFALFQAVLNTKNIFGPGAWAPVVNNIISISVLLAYRFLPGRLDPHEPTPVADPHIMLLGLGTTTAVIVQCFILVPYLKKAGINLRPKWGLDARIKQFGGMALAIITYVAISQLGYVITSRVAAYADAGAPLVYQNAWLMLQVPYGVIGVTLLTAIMPRLSRNAADGDVDAVVRDLTLGTKLTFIALIPIVIFMTGFGVPIARALFQYGAYGADSAEQLGLTISFSAFTLIPYALVLLHLRVFYAREEAWTPTFIIAGITLTKIVLTLLAPLMTSNPDRVVILLGTANGFGFVSGAVIGGFLLKRKLGSLGGKAVTQTVLWSSGAGAVGLVVSWALYWLVQLFLPEQLPSIVSLVNVVVLGIVFVIITGLVLSKSSLPEVQNLARALQRIPGMSRFITVDNSKAIEVEEPDLQEIQPVYTQDSFNATLVPPPMSAGIVRGPRLVPGAPVSDGRFRLLQDHGAVSGARFWQAREQATGRLVALTFVDTNXQAPIAPSTPTVSARRSAEISRNTRRLAELNLETMADNIEILSYRTGCLVVADWFEGTSLKQVAEADNLDPNSVARATAPLFADAATAHDAGLILGVEHRDRFRVSTSGIVKVAFPAVLDGTSAESDREALSSALSMLVESTEPXPKKLRDISDDANLTADEAAERLEEARLAFDAADAETREEKLEELQEAEGLTSAGIAKRLREFAPEEQEEKTEALPVVVEDEPTQEEDPKQEPGFGGRGYSGSGVVVIGIFATIFVVGMAALTTWVMSLLSDVEKTSSVTETVQGSTMIPDTPPVHLKESSAITVPDGEDNEQLIDGKTITTWSTKESGSGALVTLDNPAHLSVMTVTHTRSNGAHYEIYGVNKDDFDPKHPQLSSLPKLAEGKFKHLNEELELKEAPQQFDAALIVITELPKAKEVTLGEVQLVGHP, encoded by the coding sequence ATGACCGAAAAAGATGGCCGCCAGGCCCACCACGCGGAGAAGGCACCTGCAGGCGCGGTAGACCCCACGGATACCGCCCCCAATGCGGAAGAAAACCGTGTCCCGGTTACCGCCGGCGCGCGCGGCCGCATCGTGCGCGCCTCTCCGCCCGCACCGGTACCAGAAAAGCGGCCCACCCCCTCAGTGCAGAACACGACCGTTCCCCCTGAGGAAGATAAGTCCGCGCTGACTGGCCGCAATGCGGAGATCGAGGCCTCCAATCAGGACGTCATCCGCGCGACGGGAACGATGGCCATCGCCACGCTGCTCTCGCGCATCACCGGCTTCCTGCGGCAGATGCTGATCGGCGCCACCCTTGGTGCCACTGTGGGTACGGCCTTTAGCAGCGCCAACCAGATCCCCAACCTGGTCACCGAAATCGTGCTGGGCGCGGTGCTGACCTCACTGGTGGTTCCGGTCTTGGTGCGCGCGGAGAAGGAGGACTCGGACCGCGGCGAAACCTTCGTCCGAAGACTTTTTACCCTGGCGTTTTCGATCCTGGGCATCGTTACCATCCTCTCCGTTATCTTCGCACCATTCTTAACAAGGATGATGCTGCCTGAAGATTCCAAGGCCAATGCCGTGCAGGCAACATCATTGGCCTTCTTGCTCTTGCCGCAGATCCTGTTTTACGGCCTTTTCGCCCTCTTCCAAGCGGTCTTAAATACCAAGAATATCTTTGGCCCTGGCGCCTGGGCGCCGGTGGTCAATAACATCATCTCCATCAGCGTCCTGCTGGCGTATCGCTTTTTGCCAGGCCGCCTCGACCCGCACGAACCTACGCCGGTGGCGGATCCACACATCATGCTGCTGGGCCTGGGCACCACCACGGCGGTGATCGTGCAGTGCTTTATCCTTGTGCCGTACCTGAAAAAGGCCGGCATCAACCTGCGCCCGAAGTGGGGCCTCGATGCCCGCATCAAGCAATTCGGCGGCATGGCGCTGGCCATTATTACCTACGTGGCCATCTCCCAGCTGGGTTACGTCATCACCTCCCGTGTGGCGGCGTATGCCGATGCCGGTGCGCCGCTGGTGTACCAGAACGCATGGCTGATGCTGCAGGTGCCGTACGGCGTTATCGGCGTGACCTTGTTGACCGCCATCATGCCGCGGCTTTCGCGCAATGCCGCCGATGGCGATGTCGATGCCGTGGTGCGCGACCTCACCTTGGGTACCAAGCTGACCTTCATCGCGCTAATCCCCATCGTCATTTTCATGACGGGCTTCGGCGTGCCCATCGCCCGCGCGCTATTCCAGTACGGCGCCTACGGCGCGGATAGCGCAGAGCAGCTCGGCCTCACCATCAGTTTTTCCGCCTTTACCTTGATCCCATATGCGTTGGTGCTGCTGCACCTGCGCGTTTTCTACGCCAGGGAAGAGGCGTGGACGCCCACCTTCATCATTGCCGGCATCACGCTGACCAAGATCGTGCTGACCTTGCTGGCACCGCTGATGACCAGCAACCCAGACCGGGTGGTCATCCTCCTCGGTACCGCCAACGGCTTTGGCTTTGTCTCCGGTGCGGTCATCGGCGGCTTCCTGCTCAAGCGCAAGCTGGGCAGCCTGGGCGGCAAGGCCGTGACCCAGACGGTCCTGTGGTCCTCCGGTGCCGGCGCGGTAGGCCTGGTTGTCTCGTGGGCGCTGTACTGGCTCGTGCAATTGTTCTTGCCGGAGCAGCTGCCTTCGATCGTCTCGCTGGTCAATGTCGTCGTGCTGGGCATCGTCTTTGTGATTATCACTGGGTTGGTTCTGTCCAAGTCCTCCCTGCCCGAGGTGCAGAACCTGGCGCGCGCCCTCCAGCGCATCCCGGGAATGTCCCGGTTCATCACGGTGGACAATTCCAAGGCCATCGAGGTCGAGGAACCAGACCTGCAGGAAATCCAGCCGGTCTATACACAGGATTCCTTCAATGCCACCTTGGTCCCGCCACCAATGTCCGCCGGTATCGTCCGCGGCCCGCGCTTGGTCCCCGGCGCCCCCGTATCGGACGGTCGCTTCCGCCTCCTGCAGGATCACGGCGCTGTATCCGGCGCCCGGTTCTGGCAAGCCCGCGAACAAGCCACCGGCCGCCTCGTGGCGCTGACGTTCGTCGATACCAATMCCCAGGCACCCATCGCGCCGTCGACGCCCACGGTCTCTGCCCGCCGCTCCGCCGAAATCTCCCGCAATACGCGGCGTTTGGCCGAGCTCAACCTAGAGACCATGGCGGATAATATCGAGATTTTGTCCTACCGCACCGGCTGCCTGGTGGTGGCGGATTGGTTTGAGGGCACCTCCCTCAAGCAGGTGGCAGAGGCAGATAACCTCGATCCCAATTCCGTTGCCCGCGCTACCGCGCCGCTGTTTGCCGATGCCGCCACGGCCCACGACGCCGGCCTCATCCTCGGCGTGGAGCACCGCGACCGCTTCCGCGTATCCACCTCCGGCATCGTCAAGGTTGCCTTCCCCGCGGTGCTGGATGGGACGTCTGCAGAAAGCGACCGCGAGGCCCTCAGCTCCGCGCTAAGCATGCTGGTTGAATCGACCGAACCAYCGCCGAAGAAGCTGCGCGATATTTCCGATGACGCCAATCTCACCGCCGATGAGGCCGCAGAGCGCCTCGAAGAGGCACGGCTGGCCTTTGATGCTGCGGATGCAGAGACCCGCGAAGAGAAGCTGGAAGAGCTGCAGGAGGCGGAGGGGCTGACCTCGGCGGGCATCGCCAAGCGCCTGCGCGAATTTGCCCCGGAAGAGCAGGAAGAAAAGACGGAGGCCCTCCCCGTGGTCGTTGAAGATGAGCCCACGCAGGAAGAGGATCCGAAGCAAGAACCCGGCTTTGGCGGCCGCGGTTACTCGGGCTCTGGCGTCGTGGTCATCGGCATTTTCGCCACCATCTTCGTCGTGGGCATGGCGGCGCTGACGACGTGGGTGATGTCCCTGCTCAGCGATGTAGAAAAGACCAGTTCGGTTACCGAAACCGTGCAGGGCTCCACGATGATCCCGGATACCCCGCCAGTGCACCTCAAGGAATCATCCGCCATCACGGTGCCAGATGGCGAGGATAATGAGCAGCTTATCGATGGCAAGACGATCACCACCTGGTCCACGAAGGAATCCGGTTCCGGCGCCTTGGTCACCCTGGATAACCCGGCCCACCTTTCTGTCATGACCGTGACCCACACCAGGTCCAATGGCGCGCACTACGAAATCTATGGCGTTAATAAAGACGATTTCGATCCGAAGCACCCGCAGCTGAGCTCTCTTCCCAAATTGGCGGAAGGAAAGTTCAAGCACTTAAACGAGGAGCTGGAGCTAAAAGAAGCGCCCCAACAATTCGATGCCGCGCTCATAGTCATCACGGAACTGCCTAAGGCAAAAGAGGTTACACTGGGGGAG